In a genomic window of Streptomyces noursei ATCC 11455:
- a CDS encoding helix-turn-helix domain-containing protein has protein sequence MAPGEPLTAGEIVRSRRLALGYSQEEAALRFGASPRWWSGIENGAHITAGAAVALQHFLKMPREDADQFFGLVNGSVRFFKGIRDVGLDSVTRSWVSAHVAPLREPTVLLDGGWNLLHCNAAWAALFGDFPPHPTDHPLDNPVRFMLFHPRAQEVFLNWEQGWVFTILCQFAHHYHLNHDNPELRHMRQRISESDVLERLFTVDVRKELTTHGLDRIYASDGEVREIYVPGKGEMQCRLTTCIPWHGRWVGYQACKLSSVIKGQPLVDLPPSIYESDATVPNGLKIASEAVDSASGNHPPQARAGYQKDRDRAIAVRLTQGLRYPDVAVTVGQILRYYRELPPKIPQNRIRHVTPLKISDRKYRDLESDTALPQLDMLPTIKEALKIPTSVTRLLHRMISGGHPPTIGVRGGAEFESQARVWAREFIDDAVQPIPSSLEDGQWNVIAHNAAYAALFSHAADNENHPTKSSFRYVMFHEDARHTLANWHEEWLVPSLIEFGAKLISHGDDWHPELAQMYEEVRQDPLLWDTFNGRVRAELRNGGMDSGFLIDGGIRGFNLPTAEYDPSKPAENRKRYPVLITSSSPLHMFVNYGGQAFSAQVLEESGPFGELAPVRQLPIVPGFTARPGGLLATAG, from the coding sequence GTGGCGCCGGGGGAACCGCTAACGGCTGGCGAGATCGTTCGCTCAAGGCGTTTGGCGCTGGGGTACAGCCAAGAAGAAGCCGCCCTGCGCTTCGGGGCCTCTCCGAGGTGGTGGAGCGGCATCGAGAACGGAGCCCACATCACGGCAGGCGCCGCGGTTGCACTCCAGCACTTCCTTAAAATGCCCCGGGAGGACGCCGACCAGTTCTTCGGGCTGGTGAACGGCAGTGTGCGGTTCTTTAAAGGTATCCGGGACGTGGGACTAGACAGCGTGACGCGAAGCTGGGTATCGGCGCATGTAGCCCCTCTCCGGGAGCCAACGGTCTTGCTGGACGGGGGGTGGAACCTCCTCCACTGCAATGCGGCCTGGGCAGCACTGTTTGGCGACTTCCCGCCACACCCGACAGATCACCCGCTCGACAACCCTGTGCGCTTCATGCTCTTCCACCCGCGTGCACAGGAAGTCTTTCTGAATTGGGAACAAGGGTGGGTCTTTACCATCCTGTGTCAGTTCGCTCACCACTATCATCTCAATCACGACAATCCGGAGCTCCGGCACATGCGCCAGAGAATCAGCGAGAGTGATGTTCTAGAGAGACTCTTTACCGTGGACGTGCGAAAGGAGCTCACCACTCATGGGCTCGACCGGATATACGCATCAGATGGAGAAGTGCGGGAAATCTACGTACCGGGGAAGGGAGAAATGCAGTGCCGCTTGACGACCTGCATTCCATGGCACGGACGTTGGGTTGGATACCAGGCATGCAAGCTCAGTAGTGTCATCAAGGGGCAACCTCTAGTGGATTTGCCACCCAGTATCTACGAGAGTGATGCCACCGTGCCCAATGGCCTGAAGATCGCGTCGGAAGCTGTCGATAGTGCCTCCGGCAATCACCCGCCGCAAGCGCGCGCTGGATACCAAAAGGATCGAGACCGTGCAATAGCTGTTCGGCTAACACAAGGTCTTCGATATCCAGACGTGGCCGTCACTGTAGGTCAGATTCTGCGCTACTACCGCGAGCTACCCCCGAAAATCCCGCAAAACAGGATCCGCCACGTAACGCCGCTCAAGATTTCTGATCGAAAGTACCGGGACCTGGAGTCTGACACTGCGCTTCCCCAGCTCGACATGTTGCCCACGATTAAAGAGGCTTTGAAGATCCCTACATCTGTAACCCGTCTCTTGCATCGGATGATCAGCGGTGGGCATCCACCCACGATCGGAGTCCGTGGAGGCGCAGAGTTCGAGAGCCAGGCCCGGGTCTGGGCGCGAGAATTTATAGATGACGCCGTCCAGCCGATCCCGTCTTCCCTCGAAGACGGACAGTGGAACGTTATTGCGCATAACGCGGCCTATGCAGCCCTCTTTAGTCATGCTGCAGACAACGAGAACCACCCCACGAAAAGTTCGTTCCGCTACGTCATGTTCCATGAAGATGCACGGCACACTCTTGCGAATTGGCACGAGGAATGGCTTGTGCCATCGCTCATCGAGTTCGGCGCAAAGCTCATATCTCACGGGGATGACTGGCACCCCGAACTTGCACAGATGTACGAAGAGGTGCGCCAAGACCCTCTCCTGTGGGACACATTCAATGGGCGAGTGAGGGCAGAGCTGCGTAACGGTGGAATGGATTCCGGATTTCTAATCGACGGTGGGATTCGAGGCTTCAACCTACCCACGGCCGAATATGACCCAAGTAAGCCAGCGGAAAACCGGAAGCGCTACCCGGTTCTCATCACCTCTTCCTCGCCACTGCATATGTTCGTGAACTACGGCGGACAGGCGTTCAGCGCGCAAGTGCTCGAAGAATCAGGGCCCTTCGGAGAATTGGCGCCAGTACGGCAACTTCCCATAGTTCCAGGTTTCACGGCCCGCCCCGGAGGTCTGCTTGCAACCGCAGGATGA
- a CDS encoding MSCRAMM family protein, whose translation MSTTASRAATTGRRSRLRRPILTATAVALGTGLMFAPSAHALDKWGPGYTVPNGQGGVSHFGALGKPGSLYPHAVAHAYCADPFLAGPRKGVHYGPFTPFKTWTSKATGAQVSQSDLMRAAFILSDTHTPYDDQAAAADTAITTYLNRGTTYAFPGGQRATERLNYPNVPASVKTLATRYMNLAERYAGPYRVNIHTLSGTVTPGKQVPISVDVTSATGHRLPHVTLNLKASGASTAATRVTTDDAGTARTTLIASKAGAIDLTARAGVLPSTTLYAQLPDTPDAQRLVVTGGRSSATATAHLKATATGGTLQVVKIAADSHTVMGDVNFALKDSRGATVAQGMTDSHGIWKADGIPAGRYTLHEVKAAPGYQLAPDRAVTIGDLVPGQVTITDTKIAEQPAPRPRPIVIHELPQTGA comes from the coding sequence ATGAGTACGACAGCATCGCGTGCCGCCACGACCGGTCGCCGATCCCGCCTCCGGCGGCCGATCCTGACGGCAACGGCGGTCGCGCTGGGGACCGGCCTGATGTTCGCACCGTCGGCGCACGCCCTCGACAAGTGGGGACCGGGGTACACCGTCCCCAACGGGCAAGGAGGAGTCAGTCACTTCGGGGCCCTGGGCAAGCCGGGCAGCCTGTACCCGCACGCCGTCGCGCACGCCTACTGCGCCGATCCGTTCCTGGCCGGCCCGCGCAAGGGTGTTCACTACGGCCCGTTCACCCCGTTCAAGACCTGGACGTCCAAGGCGACAGGGGCCCAGGTCAGCCAGTCCGACCTCATGCGCGCCGCCTTCATTCTCAGCGACACCCACACGCCCTACGACGATCAGGCGGCAGCGGCGGACACTGCCATCACCACCTACCTCAACCGCGGCACAACCTACGCTTTCCCCGGCGGCCAGCGGGCCACCGAGCGCCTGAACTACCCCAACGTGCCGGCGTCCGTGAAGACTCTGGCCACCAGGTACATGAACCTGGCCGAGAGGTACGCCGGGCCCTACCGGGTCAACATCCACACCCTCAGCGGCACCGTCACGCCCGGCAAGCAGGTGCCGATCAGTGTGGACGTCACCTCCGCAACCGGTCACCGTCTGCCCCACGTAACGCTGAACTTGAAGGCCAGCGGCGCCTCGACCGCAGCTACCCGCGTCACCACCGACGACGCAGGAACTGCCCGAACCACCCTGATAGCCAGCAAGGCCGGCGCGATCGACCTGACTGCCCGCGCCGGAGTGCTGCCCAGCACCACGCTGTACGCGCAGCTCCCCGACACCCCCGACGCCCAGCGCCTGGTCGTCACCGGTGGCCGCTCCTCGGCCACGGCGACCGCGCATCTGAAGGCCACCGCCACCGGGGGCACACTGCAGGTCGTCAAGATCGCGGCCGACTCCCACACGGTGATGGGCGACGTCAACTTCGCGCTCAAGGACAGCCGCGGCGCCACCGTCGCGCAGGGCATGACCGACTCCCACGGCATCTGGAAGGCAGATGGGATCCCGGCCGGCCGCTACACCCTTCACGAGGTCAAGGCGGCCCCCGGCTACCAGCTCGCCCCGGACCGCGCGGTGACCATCGGTGACCTGGTGCCCGGCCAAGTCACCATCACCGACACCAAGATCGCGGAGCAGCCCGCGCCGCGGCCGCGCCCGATCGTGATCCACGAGCTGCCGCAGACCGGCGCCTGA
- a CDS encoding sortase: MAITAAAAVALGAALAVPHANGQSTAAPSTATQHSAASRPSTSATSTPASASSTDRTNTSADEAHRILRNWGAANPAGAGRHAVGTEPAAGVAGHIQEILRIPALGNAWAQPIYEGTGSAQLHSGVGHFEGTEEPGQIGNFAVAGHRSGVSAPPFRDVDRITVGSHINVTTAHRVTYIYTVTKVVTVPPSAVGYLGQVPGHPDATPTQPEMTIVTCWPALGHSKRTIIVAALTAKGGGL, translated from the coding sequence GTGGCCATCACCGCGGCCGCCGCAGTGGCCCTGGGCGCGGCGCTCGCAGTGCCACACGCCAACGGCCAGTCGACGGCCGCCCCGTCAACTGCCACGCAGCACTCTGCCGCGTCCCGGCCCTCGACCTCTGCTACCAGCACCCCGGCCTCCGCCTCGTCGACTGACCGAACCAACACATCAGCCGACGAGGCGCACCGCATCCTGCGCAACTGGGGCGCGGCAAATCCCGCCGGTGCCGGTCGACATGCCGTCGGCACCGAGCCGGCCGCCGGGGTTGCAGGCCACATCCAGGAGATTCTGCGCATCCCCGCACTCGGGAATGCATGGGCGCAGCCGATCTACGAAGGAACCGGATCAGCGCAACTCCACTCAGGTGTAGGGCACTTTGAAGGGACGGAGGAGCCCGGCCAGATCGGCAATTTTGCCGTAGCCGGACACCGCAGCGGGGTGAGCGCCCCGCCCTTCAGAGACGTTGACCGCATCACGGTGGGCTCGCATATCAACGTCACGACCGCCCACCGCGTCACCTACATCTACACAGTCACGAAGGTCGTCACCGTTCCGCCCAGCGCGGTCGGCTACCTCGGGCAGGTGCCTGGCCACCCTGACGCCACACCCACCCAGCCGGAGATGACGATCGTCACCTGCTGGCCGGCCCTGGGACATTCAAAACGCACCATCATCGTCGCCGCCCTCACCGCCAAGGGCGGCGGTCTATGA
- a CDS encoding MFS transporter, with the protein MRRVIAALRTTDALATAIATYGIPLLVLTTTGSSTLTGLAFVVEWGPRLTAYAIGGSALDAFRTITLLRLTSVTRAALLTAAAATLSALAPAGPAATAVVLATGATSGILGQISFMGTETLGAHLTRQAAHDGHRIQACQVAIDQAALLAAPLLGSLLLLASPQALLVAVALLSALAALTTTLVQDTTADAPPPKRTSVVAGLVTGYRTVRAIPALTWLVIGLMASNFAVGAFQASSPITLLDTFGRSSLQTGAVWSAAGVASLVTLSLCGRAVDRWGLWPVGAAAAAAACLACLTAAVAGTFALYAVSVAVLMGAEGATTVVLRTLRARLIPQDLFGVTFAATAVLVVVPMPVAGLMVAAVPAPSLPALLLAAAALQAFAMTAALIGLWRHRDSYTPPAPASASTTGRQRRLFPRCHTQHSTPSTNTRHLEGTP; encoded by the coding sequence ATGCGCCGAGTCATCGCCGCTCTGCGAACCACCGACGCACTGGCCACCGCCATCGCCACCTACGGCATACCGCTGCTGGTGCTGACCACCACCGGTTCATCGACCCTGACCGGACTGGCCTTCGTCGTTGAATGGGGCCCACGTCTGACCGCCTACGCGATAGGCGGCTCCGCCCTCGATGCCTTCCGCACCATCACCCTGCTGCGCCTGACCTCCGTCACGCGCGCCGCCCTATTGACGGCCGCCGCGGCGACGCTGAGCGCCCTCGCCCCCGCCGGACCGGCAGCCACCGCCGTGGTGCTGGCAACCGGAGCGACCAGCGGGATCCTGGGCCAGATCTCCTTCATGGGCACCGAGACCCTCGGCGCCCATCTCACCCGCCAAGCCGCCCACGACGGGCACCGCATCCAAGCCTGCCAGGTCGCCATCGACCAGGCCGCTCTGCTGGCCGCACCCCTCCTGGGCAGCCTGCTGCTCCTTGCCAGTCCCCAAGCCCTCCTGGTCGCGGTAGCCCTTCTGTCTGCCCTCGCAGCCCTCACCACGACCCTTGTTCAGGACACCACCGCCGACGCGCCACCCCCGAAGCGCACAAGCGTGGTCGCAGGACTGGTCACCGGATACCGGACGGTGCGCGCCATCCCCGCGCTGACATGGCTCGTCATCGGGTTGATGGCCAGCAACTTCGCCGTCGGCGCCTTCCAGGCCAGCTCACCGATCACCTTGCTCGACACCTTCGGCCGCTCCTCCCTCCAGACCGGAGCTGTATGGAGCGCCGCCGGAGTGGCCTCGCTGGTGACCTTGAGCCTGTGCGGCCGCGCAGTCGACCGGTGGGGGCTCTGGCCTGTCGGCGCGGCCGCCGCCGCAGCGGCCTGCCTGGCGTGTCTGACCGCCGCAGTAGCCGGAACGTTCGCCCTCTATGCGGTAAGCGTCGCGGTGCTCATGGGCGCCGAAGGCGCCACCACCGTGGTGCTGCGGACACTACGCGCCCGGCTGATCCCACAAGACCTCTTCGGGGTGACGTTCGCCGCCACCGCTGTCCTGGTTGTCGTGCCGATGCCCGTAGCCGGCCTGATGGTCGCCGCGGTGCCTGCCCCCAGTTTGCCCGCGCTGCTGCTGGCCGCCGCCGCCCTCCAAGCCTTCGCCATGACCGCGGCGCTGATCGGCCTGTGGCGCCACCGCGACTCCTACACGCCACCAGCCCCCGCCTCGGCTTCTACCACCGGCAGACAGCGGCGGCTGTTCCCCCGGTGCCACACCCAGCACTCCACACCTTCAACAAATACCCGCCACCTGGAAGGAACTCCCTGA
- a CDS encoding ATP-grasp domain-containing protein has translation MRAITSSSRPVLVVLGAGDADMRAFTLEQIAATHPVLLMDTDPPAWAWPHTAAMWDIDLRDHDAVAAAITQLHTDRGVAGVTTYMEHHVELAARLAEDLGLPGANTAAMHACRDKALARTVFAEHAVPSAAFAEVQNEQEAVRQAKKVGYPVVVKPRGMAGSIGVLRADTPDEVRRAFETASEATVLGLHDYAVRGTLVEEYLPGPEISVECIVLGETDIRIIAVTRKSLGPEPRFVEVGHLVDAHDPLRNDHTIAEVTTAAIRSLGIQLGAVHVELRLTKAGPRVVEVNGRQAGDLIPLLVQLATGISLPRASAELALGRTPDLTPTRQDAAAIRFLYSSTVGQIEHQRLDDSHTPEDENPGTTDQSTLRQTNISSWLERIVWTRQVGAIVEDGLTIEDRLAHWVVTGPNIAACENRLAEMDKRVTCTITPLAPFASTCVR, from the coding sequence ATGCGCGCCATCACCTCTTCTTCGCGTCCGGTGCTCGTCGTCCTGGGCGCCGGCGATGCCGACATGCGCGCCTTCACCCTGGAGCAGATCGCCGCTACCCACCCCGTGCTGCTCATGGACACAGACCCGCCGGCCTGGGCCTGGCCCCACACCGCCGCCATGTGGGACATCGACCTGCGCGACCACGACGCCGTGGCGGCCGCGATCACGCAGCTGCACACGGACCGCGGAGTAGCCGGCGTGACGACCTACATGGAGCACCACGTCGAGCTCGCCGCGCGCTTGGCCGAGGACCTCGGCCTGCCCGGCGCGAACACGGCCGCGATGCACGCCTGCCGCGACAAAGCCCTCGCCCGCACCGTGTTCGCCGAACACGCCGTGCCCTCCGCGGCGTTCGCCGAGGTGCAGAACGAACAGGAGGCCGTCCGGCAGGCCAAGAAGGTGGGATACCCGGTCGTCGTCAAGCCCCGGGGAATGGCCGGGAGCATCGGAGTACTGCGAGCCGACACCCCTGACGAAGTCCGCCGCGCATTCGAGACCGCCTCTGAAGCGACCGTACTGGGACTGCACGACTACGCCGTGCGAGGCACCCTCGTGGAGGAGTACTTGCCCGGCCCGGAGATCAGTGTCGAATGCATCGTCCTAGGCGAGACCGACATACGAATCATCGCCGTCACCCGCAAGAGCCTAGGACCCGAACCACGGTTCGTGGAGGTCGGCCACCTGGTCGACGCCCATGACCCGCTCCGCAACGACCACACCATCGCCGAGGTGACCACGGCGGCCATCCGTTCCCTGGGCATACAACTGGGCGCAGTTCATGTGGAGTTGCGCCTGACCAAAGCCGGCCCCCGCGTGGTGGAGGTCAACGGCCGCCAAGCCGGCGACCTTATCCCGCTCCTGGTCCAGCTCGCCACCGGCATCAGCCTGCCCCGCGCGTCAGCAGAACTGGCACTGGGCCGCACCCCCGACCTCACCCCCACGCGCCAGGACGCCGCCGCCATCCGCTTCCTCTACTCCTCCACCGTCGGCCAGATCGAGCACCAGCGTCTCGACGACTCCCACACGCCCGAAGACGAGAACCCAGGCACCACCGACCAAAGCACGCTCCGGCAGACCAACATCTCCAGCTGGCTGGAGCGCATCGTGTGGACACGACAGGTCGGCGCCATCGTCGAAGACGGCCTGACCATAGAGGACCGCCTGGCCCACTGGGTCGTCACCGGCCCCAACATCGCCGCATGCGAGAACCGCCTGGCGGAGATGGACAAGCGCGTCACCTGCACCATCACCCCCCTCGCACCCTTCGCCAGCACGTGCGTGCGCTGA
- a CDS encoding GNAT family N-acetyltransferase — protein MKLLDACRTRHNQPPHHIPLRVLEGQPAQDFLTHRWPAMYTHDPDATPYQSPRFLRAWASLLPANSVPLILVAEGPAPAALALTLSRTSERGQPTRIQPLGSPHAEQVRPVGPGAHHPAVAHALARYLGAAASSETHVVVPDLPTHTHLGHILQAQPAWQHRTVDYATVPLPVQYANMSPSTRREHARRERTWAQLAADGRVLYSRTRTQTELAAATAIAEQLHQRRWAGHPVLHDADPGALLEVVRRIGPQEALVASLRLDNTPVAAAVCLYRGDTCYSVLPAMAPDHPELAFGHALTRLLTNDLARSGYRRLDLGRTLPDPGQHRYKTAYLCEWTTTLTAEAGTW, from the coding sequence GTGAAACTCCTCGACGCCTGCCGCACCCGCCACAACCAACCCCCCCATCACATCCCCCTGCGCGTCCTGGAAGGCCAGCCCGCCCAGGACTTCCTCACCCATCGCTGGCCAGCGATGTACACACATGATCCCGACGCCACGCCGTATCAATCACCTCGATTCCTGCGCGCCTGGGCCTCCCTGCTGCCAGCCAATTCGGTTCCGCTCATCCTCGTCGCTGAGGGCCCCGCCCCCGCTGCCCTGGCCCTGACGCTGTCGCGCACCAGCGAGCGAGGGCAGCCCACCCGCATCCAACCGCTCGGCTCACCGCACGCGGAACAGGTGCGCCCCGTCGGGCCCGGTGCACACCACCCGGCCGTCGCCCACGCCCTGGCCCGCTACCTCGGAGCCGCCGCGAGCAGCGAGACCCACGTCGTCGTCCCCGACCTGCCCACCCACACCCACCTGGGCCACATCCTGCAGGCGCAGCCCGCCTGGCAGCACCGCACCGTCGACTACGCGACCGTCCCGCTCCCCGTCCAGTACGCCAACATGAGCCCCTCCACGCGGCGTGAGCACGCACGCCGGGAACGCACCTGGGCGCAACTGGCTGCCGACGGCAGGGTGCTCTACTCCCGGACTCGGACCCAGACTGAACTCGCCGCGGCCACCGCCATCGCCGAGCAACTGCACCAGCGCCGCTGGGCCGGACACCCCGTCCTCCACGATGCGGACCCCGGGGCTCTGCTTGAGGTGGTCCGCCGGATCGGCCCGCAGGAGGCACTCGTCGCCAGCCTCCGTCTGGATAACACTCCCGTGGCAGCCGCGGTCTGCCTTTATCGCGGCGACACCTGCTACTCGGTGCTACCCGCCATGGCACCCGACCATCCCGAGCTGGCATTCGGCCACGCGTTGACGCGCCTTCTCACCAATGATCTTGCCCGCAGCGGCTACCGCCGACTCGACCTCGGCCGCACCCTGCCCGACCCAGGGCAGCACCGCTACAAGACCGCATATTTGTGCGAGTGGACCACGACGCTGACAGCCGAGGCCGGAACATGGTGA
- a CDS encoding acyl-CoA dehydrogenase family protein, with amino-acid sequence MDHTTADALTQALFEPDDFETVHEPWRGLIGNPGFRHDDALPDHERIAQSYRRLHAISDLLAHPFALAEDPIRLAGLHEWIAIADPATASLASIHHNLYLGSMAEANQHFTVDLTHTGVFLVTEIGAGCNAAELRTTATWDPATRTFDLHTPDAGARKFMPNTGPIGGAKDGVVAARLQVNGNDHGVFLFHVSITDPTGHPHPGIDVDTLPSRSGNNPLDHSITTFHHVRLSRFALLEGDHGNLSANGSFISAVEKPRARFLRSIRRVTAGKLAMSAGCLGVARAAMDIATRYAHNRYIPGRSEPVPIVSHRTHAERLTTRVSTLYALTCLHRHTLHAWAAHDQTNQEDLERDIALAKATITWACLDIVTEARERCGAHGILLVNALGGMADAISGAITAEGDNLAITVKAAGELLSADALLDATADHQGLIVTSLDEQTPLEDLCHLLACARDLLAITACSRFMTSDTKGLGRWNGSSRPAVDAATLHTAVQTGNAFRQAIDGCRHPQAKKLLRDMCRLVLLRQLAPHITTLVSRGNLTEDAALTLPEHIDNTVDRLTPHLLTLTDAFALPTEYLDE; translated from the coding sequence ATGGACCACACCACCGCCGACGCCCTGACACAAGCTCTCTTCGAGCCCGATGACTTCGAGACCGTCCACGAACCCTGGCGCGGCCTGATCGGCAACCCCGGCTTCCGCCACGACGACGCCCTGCCCGACCACGAGCGCATCGCCCAGTCCTACCGCCGACTCCACGCCATCAGCGATCTCCTCGCCCACCCCTTCGCTCTGGCCGAGGACCCCATCCGCCTGGCCGGCCTGCACGAATGGATAGCCATCGCCGATCCGGCCACCGCCTCACTCGCCTCAATCCATCACAACCTGTATCTCGGCAGCATGGCCGAAGCCAACCAACACTTCACTGTCGACCTCACCCACACCGGCGTCTTCCTCGTCACGGAGATCGGCGCTGGCTGCAATGCAGCCGAACTGCGAACCACTGCCACCTGGGACCCAGCAACACGCACCTTCGACCTCCACACACCGGATGCCGGCGCAAGGAAGTTCATGCCCAATACCGGGCCCATCGGCGGTGCGAAGGACGGTGTTGTCGCCGCTCGCCTGCAGGTCAACGGAAACGACCACGGCGTCTTCCTCTTCCACGTATCCATCACCGACCCCACCGGGCACCCACACCCCGGCATCGACGTGGACACCCTGCCGAGCCGATCCGGCAACAACCCACTGGACCACAGCATCACCACTTTCCACCACGTCAGACTGTCGCGCTTTGCGCTGCTGGAAGGCGACCACGGAAACCTGTCCGCGAACGGCTCCTTCATCAGCGCGGTGGAAAAGCCCCGTGCCCGTTTCCTCCGCAGCATCCGCCGCGTCACTGCCGGCAAATTGGCAATGTCCGCAGGGTGCCTGGGCGTAGCCCGCGCCGCGATGGACATCGCCACACGCTACGCCCACAACCGCTACATTCCCGGCAGGTCCGAGCCCGTTCCCATCGTCAGCCACCGAACCCACGCCGAGCGGCTGACCACGCGCGTCAGCACTCTCTACGCGCTGACGTGTCTCCACCGGCACACCCTCCATGCCTGGGCCGCTCACGACCAGACCAACCAGGAAGACCTCGAACGCGACATCGCCCTGGCCAAGGCCACGATCACCTGGGCATGTCTCGACATCGTCACCGAGGCCAGGGAACGATGCGGCGCCCACGGGATCCTCCTCGTCAACGCCTTGGGAGGGATGGCCGACGCAATCTCCGGGGCCATCACTGCCGAGGGCGACAACCTTGCGATCACAGTCAAAGCCGCCGGCGAGCTCCTTTCCGCAGACGCACTGCTCGACGCCACCGCCGACCATCAGGGCCTCATCGTCACATCCCTCGATGAACAGACCCCCCTGGAAGATCTGTGCCACCTGCTCGCCTGCGCCCGGGACCTGTTGGCCATCACCGCCTGCTCACGCTTCATGACCTCCGACACCAAAGGATTGGGCCGCTGGAACGGCAGCAGCCGTCCCGCCGTTGACGCCGCCACCCTTCACACCGCCGTCCAAACCGGCAACGCCTTCCGCCAAGCCATCGACGGCTGCCGCCATCCGCAAGCCAAAAAACTGCTCCGCGACATGTGCCGCCTGGTCCTGCTACGGCAGCTGGCACCCCACATCACCACACTCGTCAGTCGCGGAAACCTCACCGAAGACGCCGCCCTCACGCTCCCCGAACACATCGACAACACCGTCGACCGCCTGACCCCCCACCTCCTCACCCTCACCGACGCCTTCGCGCTCCCAACCGAATACCTAGATGAATGA
- a CDS encoding IS982 family transposase codes for MTTNLDALLAALYVFIDDHVAPRRRIGRPPKLTDAELLCLAVAQVLLGFPSARHWIRFVHARLGHLFRYLPQQSAYNKRLNAAGPLISRVIETLARQVPTWNDNLRLIDSTPVPCAASRETVKRSDLAGHAGYGYCPSHSRFFWGFRLYLLTTAEGMPVSWCLANPKLGERQVMTALLERDHHLIRSGQVILADKGFAGREFEAFLEECLGVHLVRPDMKNEPVRHGRLAHVRQWIEAVFDTLKGQLSLEQHGGRTLAGVFARTGQRLLALATVIWHNWTTNAPAKRSLIAYDH; via the coding sequence GTGACGACAAACCTGGACGCCCTTCTGGCGGCACTGTACGTGTTCATCGACGACCATGTGGCCCCGCGTCGCCGGATCGGGCGACCCCCGAAACTGACAGACGCCGAACTGCTGTGCCTGGCCGTCGCCCAGGTCCTGCTGGGCTTTCCCTCAGCCAGGCACTGGATCCGCTTCGTACACGCCCGCCTGGGACACCTCTTTCGCTATCTACCCCAACAGTCCGCCTACAACAAGCGCCTCAACGCAGCCGGCCCGCTGATCAGCCGCGTGATCGAGACCTTGGCCAGGCAGGTTCCCACGTGGAACGACAACCTGCGGTTGATCGATTCCACACCTGTGCCCTGCGCGGCCTCCCGCGAGACAGTCAAACGCTCCGACCTGGCCGGGCACGCCGGATACGGCTACTGCCCAAGCCATTCCCGCTTCTTCTGGGGATTCCGGCTCTACCTGCTGACCACCGCCGAGGGCATGCCGGTGTCCTGGTGCCTGGCCAACCCCAAACTCGGTGAACGTCAGGTGATGACCGCGCTGCTGGAACGCGACCACCACCTCATCCGCTCCGGTCAAGTGATCCTCGCGGACAAGGGCTTCGCCGGGCGGGAGTTCGAGGCGTTCCTCGAAGAGTGCCTGGGCGTCCATCTGGTGCGGCCGGACATGAAGAACGAGCCTGTCCGACATGGACGCCTGGCCCACGTCCGCCAGTGGATCGAGGCGGTATTCGACACCCTCAAAGGCCAGCTCAGCCTGGAACAACACGGAGGCCGAACACTCGCCGGTGTCTTCGCCCGCACCGGTCAACGACTCCTCGCCCTGGCCACGGTGATCTGGCACAACTGGACCACCAACGCCCCAGCCAAACGATCACTGATCGCGTATGACCACTGA
- the mihF gene encoding integration host factor, actinobacterial type → MALPTLSPAQRSEALKKAAAVRKERGEILAQLKDHKVTLEEVLKREDTVVGKTYVKRLLEALPGIGKVRASQLLDELGISETRRVQGLGARQKERLLSLYPPRA, encoded by the coding sequence ATGGCTCTGCCCACGCTAAGCCCGGCTCAGCGGTCCGAGGCGTTGAAGAAGGCCGCGGCTGTCCGCAAGGAGCGCGGCGAGATCCTGGCCCAGCTCAAGGACCACAAAGTGACATTGGAGGAGGTGTTGAAGCGCGAAGACACGGTGGTTGGGAAGACCTACGTAAAGCGATTGCTGGAAGCGCTGCCAGGAATCGGCAAGGTGCGCGCCAGTCAACTGCTGGACGAACTCGGGATCTCCGAGACCCGACGAGTGCAGGGCCTCGGCGCCCGTCAGAAGGAACGACTTCTCAGTCTCTACCCGCCCCGCGCGTGA